The Topomyia yanbarensis strain Yona2022 chromosome 3, ASM3024719v1, whole genome shotgun sequence nucleotide sequence gggatggggagagttgttagtaagtgtgccaatagcgttatcatgtaataattgctctgggcagccggctgccgagaatttgggaaatttatcatttgttgtgttaatacgattagcaaaataagcacctTGAACTCCAGATAGCCGgatataaggagcactgcttatattttttaataatattcaatcacccaatgaattttttcgtggtttctatcgtgtcggtgctgattttacccggcgattgtttgaataaaatgaggaatcttatacagaaggttcatcagaatcTTCCACAGGTAttgcggagttggtggtttggaagggaatagggtctaggattcgctccaagcaagcgatgcgacctgtatagcatagtttattaggtagtagttcagttagttttcgagaacacgatcgctcgaaaaataagatctaccgagagtatcctatactttctaaacaaaagcaatttcacatccacacagccgatcgtgggagtattgcctagaaaagctaatcttatctgtgtaataggccggatcactatttattgcgacattatttagactaatttcgctattccttctctacgatatattttttgggttgcaaactaccgagtgataaaacgttatacagacagagagttatgatagctctagatgttataaatcaacgaaagtatttcctatacgaacgattatatcgaacattgaagagaaatacagaggatcgttaacctgatgcacgggcttgttaccaataacggaacttgaaattagattcattaaaacagacgcggcgaattttcagtacgtattgacccgcgatcatcgatactagtcaaattaaagtcttattggagctgctttccgaacaacttttacggtatcattttctcggctagatctgttcgcacactCTCATTCGGCTACTATCGGTAGAAGCCTGATAactcccagtcgtcgccggtctaaggaccaaatgtcatcaatagacagaCTCGCGtagaggcatgagatagaattgaaagctaaccaacgaaaatgacagcaaaacgcttattcttcgtgctgacataactgaaggtaattgccaaccggtccccgatccctctcgcgaattgtaaattctcaaaccttatacatgattgaagtcatcattccactcaaataaggccatgtgttttccctaagcacattgaatgctatgtggatcagttcccccgttggtaaagcaaagcctaaacaaacatagaaattagtttgctcagtccaaagaaaagttggccgaccggcagagacgtgttcccttacagcgccatcacatcaacgaacacccaaaatttacatgcgacaaaatatctgcaatcccgaatataaaagactcaaaacctctactcatttgcaataaaataatacagtaaaaaaacacagttgaatatccaaggcagCTCATTTTTAAAGATAGCACCTGCGATGAAACACTCAATAAAAAAGGTGACAatggacgcggacgaaattagctgagccacctatttttcgggcgaagaattttgggcgacacctggtagtcgctagtcgctggtgaaacgcaaattatttgaatgtcaatttttcttatcgccatattttttcacttttcggatcgaatttttttctctgaaaaaccatttttcaccatTCCCacaatgtacactgtgtttctagatgttttctgtacactttcattgtccttgcatcgggaatcgacggcccgtaatgcgaggaaaagatattttttcatttgccagaattcaattttcacaaactgtcaccactcgcgtctgtcgagaatatgccgaaaaatgcttttataaaccACTTCACTCTGTATAATtgttaaattgcaccgttattaACACTTTTGACAACCGGGAGACAGTAAACTGTgccaaaaatgatgaaaattaaccgactcgaagggagctctacgagagtcgaccgctcgcgacgaagatacacactcctatcttatttatttttatatataacatttgttttaaaactatcttcatgcatgctattttatattatttctatacaaggaaaatatttttggttcatcttctgaattagaataccctTTCGCTTCTACTTTGccaccaggaataggcacaaaactgtggaatttctgAGTATCTGATATTATTTTGGCGTTATTATGCAATTCttcgagttcttctgacattttgttctGGTGTTCACTGGATATGTAgcagaaatttgatttttgatatttttatcagtttgttcaactgcccagttatataactctcggggacttgttatggtattttCATAGTCGCGGGCAAGACTGGCTccttttgccattcgcttgagagtgccaccaatagctttacagggtccttttccatgggatgttgcaaaaaatgccattctgtacttaattcatactttgactggaatctacataAGCTTGCgaggtttttcttatttttctatGGTGCATACAATAAATTTAGAAAAGTTTgccaattgtttcataaaatttacctTTTTTGAGATGAACAAATGAGCtgcagtctttcagtcttcattcaagtttgttatgaaaatataccaaattcgttaccgATACTTTTAGCATGTATCAGGCAGCAAGCCgttgggaaaatggattctgagatggttatgactttcattggtttagttatcaaaaaaatgcactgaagaaaaaatacagtttggacaaggaagttttctttcaaaaaactttttttccttgaaagtgcccaaattgaaattttgacggtaaatagagaacataattacctatcttggaacaaaatttcatccaaatcaaagatggtttttgttgtaaatcgactttaaatttttcaaatcgatttttttcagtgtaggagtcgatgaagatttttttcaatatttttattaaaaaatttgacaaattttgtgaaaataactcttacaacattttttgaaggatttgtcattttcagACTATAGcttcttgaaaaaaattggtaaaaaaaagtttggcccttttcaaaagacagtctagatcaattttggaaaaacaaagtatacaaagtggctttttgtgacgaagttctcatgtacagaaagtttcattaaaatgttcgagttggcgcgaaattcgtccatTTCCTTTTATTCATTATCTCTATTATGcttcaatcaattttaataaattgcacgttattgaacgtggaaaatccataggaataaaataaaaatatattggttaGCGGTTAAATTCAGAAACgttaaattttctgaaattttgcctcgatttcacatttttagcATTAAATCGCACATATGAACTCCattaaacaataaatttttatttaatttactacttttagtgtaaaatacgcttagggatcacatggtAAAAGTTTAattcctggaaaaatatgaaaagttgaGATATAAGgacttttaatgaaaaaaatgtgatttgtagtgttaatgtcaaaaaatttcaatttttcacatgattgcttagctttactcaccattttcgatcgtttttccctgttggataccaccagtcctaaatagggttagcacttaagtcaaaaaccaaaaattgaattattagttaaaaaaatttgatattTCTGAATTATactggtaacgaatctatttttgttttattcctaagaattttccacgttcaacattCACATTTTGTGaatatgataaaatttaatatgaatgacaaaaggcccattaaccccaacttctcgtattcgaacaaaggtcaaaaaggttccgtaagatttctgagattttttcacaatagAAAAACTGcgaaatatgtatgatttgtttcatggcgaagaaaaatttaaaaaaataggggattttggggacaaaattacccaaaacccCATTTTCCGTATTTATAGAGAAGCAGAAATATCTTcgttcaaatactaaggttatttcctttaaaacaGAGTATGaattttctgagtgctacttaaaaagttatacatttaatatatttttcatccatattttcccatagcgccAAGTTCGaaaatttcaagcgatgtgggcgggggtctagaattgtctaAACGAtgcgaaatttggcatctgagcttactttgacatttgtcacaatatgagaggaggggccgttgacaatttaaaaaaaaaattgcgatgccATAATGCATATCTTTCATTCTAGGGTTGAGCACCATGGTTTTTTAACGTCGATTTGTTTTTTGGAACAGCCTACTGCACATTCCGATGGTTTAGTAGAAGAGGTACGTGTGCACTTAATGCATTCCAGTTGTTGAGACAACctgattgcacactgataaataaaaataacaaataagtATGTGATTGACACTTCAATCGGTCATATCTACTTACACCGAGTTTATGTTTGTTTATTGTTGAAAGGGTTTATATTACTGTAATAATAATATCTAGTACATAAAGTTGTTTAGGAATGCAAAAAATACTCAGTTTACATTTTTACACACCAATCGATTGAAAATTATTCCAGCTCAATTTCTGGAAGATAACTTATTCATTTTTATGATGTAAGTATCAATACCTTGATCCAAGGATTTTTGGTTTTTATCCAATGGAATATGATTGAGTTGAGCGGGAGCAACTAAACTGAAAGAATCACCCGAGATACCATCCAAAATCTTCGCGTAAATCTATCacacaaaatcaaaaattcagtTTACTTACACTCACTGATTATTCTATCTTTATCGAGATGTGGagtatgtttcgaaaacaaGACGACTGATTTACGACACCGGACCGAAAATTAGCAGggtatgaaattttattgattaGAAGCTGTCATTCTATTTATTGCGAGAAATCttgggatgttatcatgtttttgaatgattttacaGCGTTTTAAAATCTATTagaactatatatttttcataatttatttgACCTTTGATAAAAACCAAcagtatttaatatttttatataagTCACTGTTGCATTTCAATCGGTTTAATCAATAGGGTAAAGTCATTACTTCCGGCTACCGTCCTATCACATTCCCACACAAACCCGTACAATTCAAAACTGCCCGCTGGTCGCGTGTCGAAACCGCCCAACTAATTATCTATCACTTTTTCACGACTACGTTTCTCAGTCTCGGGAACAATAGACGCATTCATCTTCGAGCTCAAAAATTAAGCTGTTTTcgtttaataattaataatcacTAGCTTACTTATTCACAACCCTGAGCTGCCCGTTCTCCACGATATCAAACTTGACGTCCCTCAGGTTCATATTATCGAAGAACAGGTCCTGCTTGACCGTCCCAACCGTAGTCGTTTTCTTAACCGTATCCGGATGATTGTTGGGTGCATTAGCCAAATCTTTGGCGAAGCTGACGTACGATGTTAGAATCGGTTCTGCCCCGGCAGAATCCCCGTTGGCGGTGGATTTTTCTCTCGTGACATGTTGTTGCTTTCCACCGACAGACTTCGCTTCGGCTTCCTCTCTTCGTTCGGCTTGTTCCAGAttggttaaaattttgaaaacaggTTTCGATTCCTGTGCACCGTTTGGCGAGACAATACTCGGTCTAGCTTGACGTTTGTTGGTTCGTGGAAGGGTGAAGCTTGCCTTCGGATGGGATATCAGAAGCTTTTTCATGGGCGCATTCGGATCCATTTTGGTGGGGGTCAAGGGAGTTCTAAGGCTGTAGCTGAGTTTTGTGTCCAGTATTGTGGTTCGGGTTGGGGTACGGGGAGAAGATTGTCCGCTGCTCGAGGGACTAGAAAACTTCGGAGTGGGTGGTGAGTAGTACGGCTTAGGGGTTTCCACCAGCGAGATGGGACTTTTGGTGAGTAGTTTCGGGTGTTCCACGATATCAGTGTGCGAAACGTGACTCCCCTGCTTGGTGAGTGTCTTTATCTGTGAAGGTCTTATCGAAGCGCTTCCACTCTTCACCTCCGGTGATAGGATTGAGTTTTTCATACAGTCATCCTGGTTGAACGgatttatttcaatttgaagCGCTTTCTGGGGACCAATCTTCTTCAAGGATCCAGGTTGCGCGACTTTAGAACTATCTATCGGTTTAACAGTCGCTTTTATAGGTGCAAATTCTTTCGAAATTTCTTTCTTAGGAAAACCGTTTGGAGGCGCAGTAGATGCTTGCAAAGTCTGTGCATTGTTCAAGGTATTTGTGATGAAAGCTCTCTCTGGTTTCGCTGGAGGTTTTTGGAGTACAGGACTCTTTGTGAACTCAGCGGATTTAATAGCGTCCTCGacgtttccattattcattttattatactTCACAGGTGCTCGTTGTGGAATAGGGCTTCTTACAGCTGCCTTATCAACGACATCTCTTCGTACTACATTTGGTGAAGTGTCAGCTGAAGTATTGACCTTCAGCTGTACTTCAGTTCGATTGATTGCCATCGCCTCTTCGATCTGCCGATTCTTTTCGCAGTCTCCTTGCTCTATACTGTGCTTCTTGACCTTGCGTTTGAGTGTGTTTCGTAGTTCCTCCTGAAGGGCATCTTTCATTCCTTCCAGCGCTGTCGTGTCCTGCTCGTTGACCCCATTGGTTTGTGGTGGTGGAGAAGGTGATGTATTGACGCACTGCAATGATGATAAGATTTGAGATGTGGTAAGTTTATTGCGCAAATTGGTGGCGTACTGATAACGGTGCTAAACATAATTCGTTTCTTATCGATCATATAACTTATCAAAGTCGAACCTAAATTCCACCCACCCGTGTTTCGTTCGATTAAATCAATGGAAACTTGTTTTTTGATTCTTGGAAATCAAAATCCGAACCATTTCACTAAAACTCACTTGCACACGCTCATCCCATTAAAAATCTAGTTCTACATCGCAGAAATTCTTCCCTCGTTAAATTTTCGCTGAGAGAATTCACACAATAAGTATAAAGTGATCGGACTATCTTTCGACTAGATCGGACAAATTTAATTGCCTGCCTGCCGGTGGTGTGAGAAACTGCCACGCCTTTCAACTGAGGTGGCAATTTCCCAAACGCCATCACCTAATTCATCTCCCCTGGCAACGATTTTGCTGTTGCCATTGACTAGCCTACTACTGCTCAGGTCAATTTCGGTACAATCGAAAGCAAGATTTACGAAAAACTATTCGTAACAGTTTAGTTCGTTGCGCGCTCGCCTTAGATGCATTCTAAACATACACAAAAAAACGAACCCATTTTCCACGGAAAGCCAAAGCACCACAATTCGATGTAAAACACAAAACAAAGCGAAACAGCAAGCTTGCAGTGAGTCAGATGTGCGCTTTTAAGTGTCGCATCGCGAAATGTAGGTCCATTAAAGCATATTTGCGGTGTGATAAAATGCGGTAAACTCAAACCGAAGACCGATTTGCTACGGTCCGCAGCTCAACTGTATAACAGCATCGGGGCAGGTGCTGCTTTATGTTTTGTAGCGGGTGTAAACAGTTGTACGGTTGAACTGGAAAGAAATGGCCTCTGGAGACTAATTGATATTGGAACGTTTCATCGCTGATTAGGTGTTGTTTTTCTCTCAGTCACACAATCCGTGGATTGTGATTTTATGCCATAACACCGCCAGGTGGTCGTCGGTGGCCGGGTATTTATCAGTGAAACGTATAGGTATCTTGAATGCTGTCATTGACGGAATCAATTAACTTTGTTGAAATGTATGAAAATAACATCGATATAGTTGATGCtttgttttcttttcttttcacaATCAATTATCATAATGTGACTGAAATAAACAACAATAATATTCCATTAAGTTCCACACGTGTGGGTAGGGTTTTAAAAGCAATTAAGTTAGAAGATTGGCTCGATACAAAGTTACCCAAGTTGAAATACTAATAACGGCGCCAGCCACATCCTTACAAGAACAGGGGAagaaaaggaatgttagtgtaacaaacgttgccATGGAGAACGTGTATATCTCTGTACCTCCACGTTTGCAACGGGAAGAGGTTTTTGGTAGTAAGATGGGGTAAGGAGTTAcaaaaatctggattcaccttgataggtgaaacgatctatgcaactctcagaagtgttatcatgtgtttctTGCTCTGGACAGCTAGctaccgagaatttatgatGGTGCTTGAGTTGTTCCATTGCAAAAACATTCGTTTGCTgaacaacttgaaacatgtATTTGATTGTGAATTTATTAAAGTCATTATATGGGCCATAAACTCTTTAACGACAGCACACTTAGAAAATGTACATGAAAAGTGCATTTCTCGTTGGACAAAACAAGGGCATCTTTCCTTGTCTTGAGGCCCatagggccgagtgtcatatatcaTTCGTTTCAGTTCGttaagatcggaaaatgtctgtgagtatgtatgtatttgtgtgtatgtgtgtgtcatttaaactcacacaattttctcagagatggctgtaccgatttacacaaacttagtttcaaatgacaGGTATatcgctcccataagctgctattgaattttta carries:
- the LOC131688974 gene encoding immunoglobulin A1 protease autotransporter-like; amino-acid sequence: MTVLSSAECGVPPPPPPPISVPAASSPPPAVKPASSNGTAPDTNLLFLDIRNGITLKPTKTKDKSTPAFIKTSNCVNTSPSPPPQTNGVNEQDTTALEGMKDALQEELRNTLKRKVKKHSIEQGDCEKNRQIEEAMAINRTEVQLKVNTSADTSPNVVRRDVVDKAAVRSPIPQRAPVKYNKMNNGNVEDAIKSAEFTKSPVLQKPPAKPERAFITNTLNNAQTLQASTAPPNGFPKKEISKEFAPIKATVKPIDSSKVAQPGSLKKIGPQKALQIEINPFNQDDCMKNSILSPEVKSGSASIRPSQIKTLTKQGSHVSHTDIVEHPKLLTKSPISLVETPKPYYSPPTPKFSSPSSSGQSSPRTPTRTTILDTKLSYSLRTPLTPTKMDPNAPMKKLLISHPKASFTLPRTNKRQARPSIVSPNGAQESKPVFKILTNLEQAERREEAEAKSVGGKQQHVTREKSTANGDSAGAEPILTSYVSFAKDLANAPNNHPDTVKKTTTVGTVKQDLFFDNMNLRDVKFDIVENGQLRVVNK